The following are encoded together in the Candidatus Hydrogenedentota bacterium genome:
- the ccsA gene encoding cytochrome c biogenesis protein CcsA produces the protein MTIVTLVVLIAGALAYLSATVGAVLFLSREEAAFLNVARRLALMGMCLFLAVFVLRWAAWGNLPMTTVADALVVFVVLATVVMYVSARGETRALSSFYLPPILVLALLCVLAALRTFSEAPRALRGMFLAGHVSLAFLAYAFFLGASVTSVAYMFQARHLKNHHTRGLFHALPSLERLDKSLYLLIRHGYIVFSVTLIVGGIWARVDAGLLGPQWYLAPKILQAVAMVAFYAFVFHARQIGLLRGRKLAFAVLIGFSVMLGIYLVRALLGVSYYHFWGSASWAS, from the coding sequence ATGACGATCGTGACGCTGGTTGTGCTGATAGCGGGCGCGCTGGCTTACTTGTCGGCGACGGTTGGCGCCGTGCTGTTTCTTTCGCGGGAGGAGGCGGCGTTTCTGAACGTTGCCCGCCGGCTGGCGCTGATGGGAATGTGTTTGTTCCTCGCGGTTTTCGTGTTGCGCTGGGCCGCATGGGGCAATCTTCCCATGACGACCGTGGCTGACGCGCTTGTCGTCTTTGTTGTTTTGGCGACGGTTGTCATGTACGTATCAGCACGGGGCGAAACCCGGGCGCTGTCCTCGTTCTATTTGCCGCCGATCCTGGTGCTGGCATTGCTTTGTGTTCTTGCTGCGCTGCGTACCTTCTCGGAGGCGCCGAGAGCGCTTCGGGGCATGTTTCTGGCGGGCCATGTGAGTCTGGCGTTTCTGGCGTACGCGTTTTTTCTGGGAGCGAGCGTGACCAGCGTGGCGTATATGTTTCAGGCCCGTCATCTGAAGAATCATCATACCCGCGGGCTGTTCCATGCCCTTCCCTCATTGGAACGCCTCGACAAGAGCCTGTATTTGTTGATACGTCACGGGTACATCGTGTTTTCGGTGACACTGATTGTGGGCGGCATCTGGGCGCGGGTGGACGCCGGCCTGTTAGGGCCGCAGTGGTACCTTGCTCCGAAAATCCTGCAGGCTGTTGCGATGGTGGCCTTTTACGCGTTCGTGTTTCATGCCCGGCAGATTGGCCTGTTGCGGGGGCGGAAACTGGCGTTCGCGGTATTGATAGGTTTCTCCGTCATGCTGGGCATCTACCTGGTGCGCGCGCTGTTGGGAGTGTCGTATTACCATTTCTGGGGGTCGGCGTCATGGGCGTCGTAG
- the xerD gene encoding site-specific tyrosine recombinase XerD, with protein sequence MTASGQLRRLLDQFLEASVFESGLADKSLEAYASDLGSYTGQLEQCGVTDPDHVTRDHVLGHLIALRKAGLSTRSAARHLSAIRRFHRFLREEHLAERDPTEGMDSPRLIRALPHVLSALEVERLLTAPDLSRKHGVRDAAILELFYACGLRISELANLPLRDVSLEESMVRVRGKGSKVRIVPLGSRAIERIRAYLPVRSGDKVLDDTLFLGTRGRRMNRSRVWLVVKRAAQAANIRQNVTPHMLRHSFATHLLDHGADLRAVQEMLGHADVSTTQIYTHVSVDRLSRAHKDFHPRS encoded by the coding sequence ATGACAGCATCAGGACAACTCAGACGCCTTCTGGACCAGTTCCTGGAGGCGTCTGTTTTTGAGTCGGGTCTGGCCGACAAATCGCTCGAGGCGTACGCGAGCGATCTGGGGTCGTATACCGGCCAGCTCGAACAATGCGGTGTCACGGACCCGGACCATGTCACGCGGGACCATGTGCTGGGCCATCTGATCGCGTTGCGGAAGGCGGGGCTGAGCACGCGGTCGGCCGCGCGGCATTTGAGCGCGATTCGCCGGTTTCACCGGTTTCTGCGGGAAGAACATCTGGCGGAGCGCGATCCTACCGAAGGCATGGATTCGCCCCGGCTGATTCGCGCGTTGCCCCACGTGTTGTCGGCGCTCGAGGTGGAACGTCTGCTGACCGCGCCGGATCTGTCGCGCAAGCACGGCGTCCGAGACGCGGCGATCCTCGAGTTGTTTTACGCCTGCGGTCTGCGGATTTCGGAATTGGCCAATCTGCCGCTGCGTGACGTGTCGCTCGAGGAATCCATGGTGAGGGTACGGGGCAAGGGCTCGAAGGTGCGGATTGTGCCTCTGGGCAGCCGGGCCATCGAGCGGATACGCGCGTATCTGCCGGTTCGTTCAGGGGACAAGGTACTCGACGACACGCTGTTTCTGGGTACCCGCGGACGCCGGATGAACCGTTCGCGGGTCTGGCTGGTAGTGAAACGGGCGGCGCAAGCCGCCAACATCCGCCAGAACGTGACGCCTCACATGCTGCGGCATTCGTTTGCCACCCACCTGCTGGATCATGGGGCCGATCTGCGCGCGGTTCAAGAAATGCTGGGCCATGCCGACGTATCGACCACGCAGATCTACACCCACGTCAGCGTGGACCGGTTGAGCCGTGCCCACAAGGATTTTCATCCGAGGTCGTAA
- a CDS encoding ATP-dependent Clp protease proteolytic subunit: MTFNEVPEDEEVPKHPFEPLTAKLLKTRTILISGTVDEELAERVITELLILDGDSQEPIRMFITSPGGHVDAGLAIHDVMRFIKPEIVAIGAGWVASIAVPILFGAPKENRLALPHTRFLLHQPSGGAAGHLKDIRIEAQEIMKIRKRLNEMIARETGQPYEKVYEDSDRNFWMSAEEAIEYGVISRVVECVDDIGKK, translated from the coding sequence ATGACGTTCAATGAAGTACCAGAAGACGAAGAAGTCCCGAAACATCCGTTCGAGCCATTGACGGCGAAGCTGCTCAAGACCCGCACCATATTGATCTCTGGAACGGTCGATGAGGAGCTTGCCGAACGCGTCATCACGGAGCTTCTTATATTGGATGGGGATTCTCAAGAACCCATTCGCATGTTCATCACGTCTCCGGGCGGGCATGTGGATGCGGGGTTGGCGATCCACGACGTGATGCGGTTCATCAAGCCCGAGATCGTCGCGATTGGCGCGGGATGGGTTGCGAGCATTGCGGTGCCGATTCTGTTCGGCGCGCCGAAAGAGAACCGGCTGGCTCTGCCGCATACGCGGTTTCTGCTCCATCAGCCGAGCGGAGGGGCCGCGGGCCATCTGAAGGATATCCGGATCGAAGCGCAGGAGATCATGAAGATTCGTAAGCGCTTGAACGAGATGATCGCGCGCGAAACCGGTCAGCCCTACGAAAAAGTTTACGAAGACAGCGACCGTAACTTCTGGATGAGCGCGGAAGAGGCCATCGAGTACGGGGTCATCTCACGCGTTGTCGAGTGCGTCGACGACATTGGCAAGAAGTAG
- a CDS encoding NIPSNAP family protein: MIGRRSFLAMTAAAGAASMSNVEAARAAEGKPEGETGRTFYELRAYEVETEAQKAALLAFWAGAAIPAYNRLGVSPVGVFVAADQLSPVYVLLPHASIESVAAATEKLLADEEYLAKGAAFLDAPAASPAYKRVESCLLKAFAGMPRLERPAESATRVFQLRIYESPGVKAGQKKIEMFNTAELAIFRKTGLNPVFFGESLIGTKMPNLTYMVGFENADAQTAAWDTFRADPEWLELRARPEYADKEIVSGITNIVLNPAECSQI; encoded by the coding sequence ATGATTGGACGGCGTTCGTTTCTGGCGATGACCGCGGCGGCGGGAGCCGCATCGATGAGTAACGTCGAGGCCGCGCGGGCAGCCGAGGGGAAACCCGAGGGGGAGACAGGCCGGACGTTTTACGAATTGCGCGCGTACGAGGTGGAGACGGAGGCGCAGAAAGCGGCACTGCTGGCATTCTGGGCCGGCGCGGCGATTCCGGCTTACAACCGGCTTGGCGTGAGCCCGGTGGGCGTCTTCGTGGCGGCGGACCAGTTGAGCCCTGTGTATGTCCTGTTGCCGCACGCATCAATCGAGTCGGTTGCGGCCGCGACGGAGAAACTGCTGGCGGACGAGGAGTATCTGGCGAAGGGTGCGGCGTTTCTGGACGCGCCCGCGGCGAGCCCGGCGTATAAGCGCGTCGAAAGCTGCTTGTTGAAAGCGTTCGCGGGGATGCCCCGGCTGGAGCGGCCGGCGGAATCCGCCACGAGGGTGTTCCAGTTGCGGATCTACGAAAGCCCGGGCGTGAAGGCGGGGCAGAAGAAGATCGAGATGTTCAACACGGCGGAGCTTGCCATCTTCCGCAAGACAGGCCTGAATCCAGTGTTCTTCGGCGAGTCGCTCATCGGGACGAAGATGCCCAACCTGACGTACATGGTGGGATTCGAGAACGCGGATGCGCAGACGGCCGCATGGGACACTTTCCGGGCCGATCCGGAGTGGCTGGAACTGCGAGCCAGGCCTGAGTACGCGGACAAGGAGATAGTCTCCGGGATTACGAACATCGTGTTGAACCCGGCGGAATGCTCGCAGATATAG
- a CDS encoding methyltransferase domain-containing protein, whose amino-acid sequence MGYVHGYSEYETGRLRNSAQALSGLLHENVRYPEGALVLEAPCGVGAQTGVLMANSPGARFVCMDISPVSVRAAAERSKAMGFVAGDLYALPFSGEVFDHVFACFVLEHLSKPVWALENLLRVLKPGGTLTSIEGDHGSCFFHPETPEALAAWACLPKLQAILGGDSLIGRRMYSVLARAGLEEVRVEPVRIYCDPSLPHMMKGFVEDTIVGMLRGIEPEVTARGMMDSDMFRKGVDDILAIKTHPDGAFCYTFFRAIGTKAD is encoded by the coding sequence ATGGGATACGTGCACGGCTATTCGGAGTACGAGACAGGGCGTCTGCGGAATTCCGCCCAGGCGCTGAGCGGCCTGCTCCACGAAAACGTGCGATACCCCGAGGGGGCGCTGGTGTTGGAGGCGCCGTGCGGGGTCGGGGCGCAGACCGGCGTCCTTATGGCGAACAGCCCGGGTGCGCGCTTTGTGTGCATGGACATCTCGCCGGTTTCCGTGCGGGCAGCGGCGGAACGGTCTAAGGCGATGGGGTTCGTGGCGGGGGACCTGTATGCGCTGCCGTTTTCGGGGGAGGTGTTTGACCACGTCTTCGCATGCTTCGTGCTCGAGCATCTGAGCAAGCCGGTATGGGCTCTCGAGAACCTGTTGCGCGTATTGAAGCCGGGGGGCACACTTACGTCGATCGAGGGCGATCACGGGTCGTGTTTTTTCCATCCGGAGACGCCCGAGGCGCTTGCCGCATGGGCGTGTTTGCCGAAACTGCAGGCGATCCTTGGAGGCGACAGCCTGATCGGACGGCGGATGTATTCGGTGCTTGCGCGGGCGGGCCTCGAGGAGGTGCGGGTCGAACCGGTTCGAATCTACTGCGACCCCAGTCTGCCGCACATGATGAAGGGGTTTGTCGAGGACACCATCGTGGGAATGCTTCGCGGGATCGAGCCTGAAGTAACCGCGCGCGGTATGATGGATTCGGACATGTTTCGCAAAGGGGTTGACGATATTCTGGCGATAAAGACCCATCCTGACGGCGCGTTCTGCTACACGTTTTTCCGGGCGATTGGCACAAAAGCGGATTAA
- a CDS encoding Gfo/Idh/MocA family oxidoreductase, which produces MILGIIGAENSHSKAIAKIINIEKKIKGFSVEYLWGETAAFAQDTAEAGKIPNIVKHPREMLGKVDAVLVDHRHPKYHLDAVRPFVEKGIPTFVDKPFCFEPEEGVAFLKLAKKTGAPVTSFSVVPMQASFAKFKKDMEGSGKIVAGSTYGPCDLESKWGGVFFYGIHQVEMVLMAFGYDVKSVLITKNGNGATGQLLYKDGKIVTMNLVKEGAPHFGISAIGSEKAIHSNLPMDKSAYLSGVQTFCGMFKTRVEPIPHELLLRPVQVLDALARSKKSGQVEKVIK; this is translated from the coding sequence ATGATTCTGGGGATAATCGGAGCCGAGAATTCGCATTCGAAGGCTATTGCAAAGATCATCAACATCGAGAAGAAGATCAAGGGCTTCTCGGTGGAGTACCTCTGGGGAGAGACGGCGGCTTTTGCGCAGGACACGGCCGAGGCGGGCAAGATCCCCAATATTGTCAAGCATCCGAGAGAGATGCTTGGGAAGGTAGACGCGGTCCTGGTGGATCACCGGCATCCGAAATACCATCTTGACGCGGTGCGGCCGTTTGTCGAGAAGGGCATCCCCACGTTTGTCGACAAACCGTTCTGCTTCGAGCCTGAGGAGGGTGTGGCGTTTCTGAAGCTTGCCAAGAAGACGGGCGCGCCGGTGACGTCGTTCAGCGTGGTGCCCATGCAGGCGAGTTTCGCGAAGTTCAAGAAGGACATGGAGGGGAGCGGGAAGATCGTGGCCGGGTCGACGTACGGTCCCTGCGATCTCGAGAGCAAATGGGGCGGCGTGTTTTTCTACGGGATTCACCAGGTTGAAATGGTTTTGATGGCGTTCGGATACGACGTGAAGTCCGTCTTGATCACGAAAAACGGCAACGGCGCGACAGGCCAGCTCCTGTATAAGGACGGGAAGATCGTGACGATGAACCTTGTGAAAGAGGGCGCCCCGCACTTCGGCATCTCGGCCATCGGGAGCGAAAAGGCCATTCATTCAAACCTGCCCATGGACAAGAGCGCCTACCTGAGCGGGGTCCAGACGTTTTGCGGAATGTTCAAGACGCGTGTCGAGCCGATCCCGCACGAGCTGCTGTTGCGCCCGGTTCAGGTCTTGGATGCGCTGGCCCGCTCGAAGAAATCCGGGCAGGTGGAGAAGGTGATCAAGTAG